The following nucleotide sequence is from Pedococcus aerophilus.
TGGACATGGTGTGGGCCCCCGGGTCGATCGCGAGTGCCGTGTCCCGGCTCCGGGGGTCGTCCAGCGACAGCGTCCTGGCGTTCCAGACCCGGGACCTGCCGCCCGGGCCGTCCAACGCCCTGCTCGACGACTTCGGACAGATCCCGTGGGGCGAGCTCCAGCAGGTCTCCCAGATGCACTCCCGTTGGGGCAACGGCGTCCTGCTGTTCCCGAGGGCCCTCGCCGCGAAGGTGGGTGGCTACGACCAGCGACTCAGCGTCTACGGGGTCGAGGACCTGGACTTCTGCCTGCGGCTGCAGTCCGTGGGCGCCATCTTCATGTGGAGTGCACCGCGCCACGAGCGCGTCTACCACGTGTGGCACCCGACTCTGCAGAACCGTGACAAGCGCCTGGGGTGGGCCAAGCGGGCGCTCGAACGCAACCGCAGCATCCTGCGCACCGA
It contains:
- a CDS encoding glycosyltransferase family 2 protein produces the protein MIDLTVIIPIRNRDARRVELAASTLAAACGDLTFEIIVSDGGSSDLDEVAAASHRIGSILVSTPSNHWNKPVVMNRALSVARGEWILCADVDMVWAPGSIASAVSRLRGSSSDSVLAFQTRDLPPGPSNALLDDFGQIPWGELQQVSQMHSRWGNGVLLFPRALAAKVGGYDQRLSVYGVEDLDFCLRLQSVGAIFMWSAPRHERVYHVWHPTLQNRDKRLGWAKRALERNRSILRTDHSVVRNVTEARPVDQPLVTVAISTQNRADMLRTA